One Setaria viridis chromosome 3, Setaria_viridis_v4.0, whole genome shotgun sequence DNA window includes the following coding sequences:
- the LOC117849743 gene encoding uncharacterized protein — MGSGGSKAAAASSSLSSSSAASEVGGEVKRGNGSSKGRRARSLLPLPSSSCFRGSTTPGEGDASAAPPPAVESNKGGETASLPSLIHSAKSDEDAVTVPKSRPGEETAAPSSDSERDQDDDALQNAAATSTAAAAASQLPNPSDRPRPRFGSNFGLSRAVSLGSSVACSILSSGLSSANPGESHGEANNSSDAVIAQQGGALTAGIDSTLDMLRDSVTAQARAARQARRNLLESEGASLRNSYRRTGSQEPFEGSVRFSRTLSVGRLRDRVLRRTPFSDGLFTHSLLYDRAVWPSGNGSARQDSAMMQRTNSDRSSELRSDPSTNSVYNSSSETLREANNRDLLERRSAFLERRRRIRSQVRALQRLGSRFENLSGHERSCILSGQHRTGNCNCRTSGRPGNPDEETGTRASISRIVMLAEALFEVLDEIHQQSAALSSSRPSFSSIGSVPAPREIVECLPVKVYRKPLKHRTEEAAQCYICLVEYEEGDCVRILPCNHEFHLTCVDKWLKEIHRVCPLCRGDVCRSDASSIGKVG; from the exons ATGGGATCTGGGGGcagcaaggccgccgccgcctcctcgtcgttGTCGTCTTCCTCGGCGGCATcggaggtcggcggcgaggtTAAGAGGGGGAATGGGAGCTCCaaggggcggcgggcgaggagcctgctgccgctgccgagcTCCTCCTGCTTCCGCGGCTCCACGACGCCGGGCGAAGGCGACGCTtccgctgccccgccgccggcggttgAG TCTAACAAGGGAGGGGAGACTGCAAGCCTGCCTTCACTCATTCACTCCGCAAAATCTGATGAAGATGCTGTCACAGTGCCTAAATCTCGCCCAGGTGAAGAGACAGCAGCGCCTTCATCAGATAGTGAGAGAGACCAAGATGATGATGCGCTACAGAATGCTGCTGCCACTagcacagcagcagctgcagccagtCAATTGCCAAATCCTTCTGACAGGCCAAGACCACGTTTTGGTTCCAACTTTGGATTGAGTAGGGCTGTCAGCTTGGGATCATCCGTAGCTTGCTCTATTCTGTCATCAGGCCTATCTTCAGCTAATCCAGGTGAAAGCCATGGAGAGGCGAACAATTCTTCTGATGCAGTTATCGCCCAACAAGGTGGTGCGCTTACTGCTGGGATCGATTCGACTCTGGATATGCTTAGAGATAGTGTCACAGCACAAGCTAGAGCAGCTCGTCAGGCTAGGAGAAATCTACTAGAATCTGAAGGTGCTAGCTTGAGGAACTCCTATAGAAGGACGGGATCCCAGGAGCCTTTCGAAGGCAGTGTTCGATTTAGCCGAACGTTAAGCGTTGGGCGGCTTCGTGACAGAGTTCTCAGGAGGACTCCGTTCTCCGATGGGCTATTCACCCATTCACTTCTTTATGATAGAGCAGTGTGGCCATCAGGAAATGGTAGTGCTAGGCAGGATTCAGCAATGATGCAAAGGACTAATTCAGATAGAAGTTCAGAACTGCGCTCTGATCCTTCAACCAACAGCGTGTACAATTCGAGCTCCGAGACCTTGAGAGAAGCAAATAATCGGGATCTACTGGAGCGCAGATCAGCTTTTcttgaaaggaggaggaggatacgATCTCAG GTCAGAGCTCTCCAAAGATTGGGCAGCAGGTTTGAAAATTTATCTGGTCATGAGAGATCCTGCATTCTATCTGGTCAGCATAGAACTGGAAATTGCAACTGCAGAACAAGCGGTCGACCAGGTAATCCTGATGAAGAAACTGGCACAAGGGCTAGCATATCAAGAATTGTTATGTTAGCAGAAGCACTTTTTGAG GTTCTAGATGAAATCCACCAGCAGTCTGCTGcattatcatcatcaagaccatcaTTTTCTTCAATTGGATCTGTTCCTGCTCCAAGGGAGATTGTTGAGTGTCTTCCTGTTAAGGTTTATAGGAAGCCATTGAAACATCGAACTGAGGAGGCTGCACA ATGCTACATTTGCCTTGTTGAATATGAGGAGGGAGACTGTGTCCGTATACTTCCATGTAATCATGAATTTCATCTAACATGTGTAGATAAATGGCTAAAAGAGATTCACAG GGTTTGTCCACTTTGTCGTGGTGATGTCTGTAGATCCGATGCATCCAGTATTGGAAAAGTCGGCTGA